A window of Mycolicibacterium fluoranthenivorans contains these coding sequences:
- a CDS encoding aldehyde dehydrogenase, with protein MTPLETESGVRRYGLFIDNEFIPASTETYIDVTNPATGEVWAQVPDASEADVDRAVASARKAFEGDWAGWRAADRAKFLIRFGQAIADNADEIAQLQVDENGKLIREMAGQARLMPEYFNYYAGLAQMPTGNTNPLHLKDIFNYTVREPLGVVAAITPWNSPLLLLVWKLGPALAAGNTVIAKPSEITPVSTLRIAELAAEAGLPPGVFNAITGLGGPGAALTTHPGVDKIAFTGSTATGQAIASAAGKSLKSVSLELGGKSPNIVFDDADLDSAMNGLIAGIFGASGQTCMAGSRILVQDNIYDEVVEELVIRTERIKVGNPQDDTSEMGTIASKAQYDKVLHYIEVAKNEGAKLVAGGSPARVEGFEDGLFIRPTVFANVRNDMRIAQEEVFGPIAAVIPFTDEADAIRIANDTEFGLAAGVWSQNIQRAHRVGAQLKAGTVWINNYRKTGYATPFGGYKQSGVGRENGPNALLEYTEEKSVWVDTGQGVKDPFNPRA; from the coding sequence ATGACTCCCCTCGAAACTGAAAGTGGCGTCCGGCGATACGGCCTGTTCATCGACAACGAATTCATCCCCGCCTCGACGGAGACGTACATAGACGTCACGAACCCTGCGACCGGCGAAGTCTGGGCGCAGGTGCCCGATGCGTCGGAAGCTGACGTCGATCGCGCAGTTGCCAGCGCTCGCAAGGCATTCGAGGGCGACTGGGCAGGGTGGCGTGCCGCCGATCGGGCCAAGTTCCTCATCCGGTTCGGGCAGGCCATCGCCGACAACGCCGACGAGATCGCACAACTTCAGGTCGACGAGAACGGCAAGCTGATCCGTGAGATGGCGGGTCAGGCCAGGCTCATGCCCGAGTACTTCAACTACTACGCCGGTCTCGCGCAGATGCCCACCGGGAACACCAACCCGCTGCACCTCAAGGACATCTTCAACTACACGGTGCGCGAACCGCTGGGTGTCGTTGCGGCCATCACACCCTGGAACTCGCCGCTGCTGTTGCTGGTGTGGAAGCTCGGGCCGGCTCTGGCTGCGGGTAACACCGTCATCGCCAAGCCCTCGGAGATCACGCCCGTGTCGACGCTACGCATCGCCGAACTGGCTGCCGAGGCGGGTTTACCGCCCGGAGTCTTCAACGCGATCACGGGGCTCGGTGGACCCGGTGCCGCTCTCACCACGCATCCCGGGGTCGACAAGATCGCCTTCACCGGGTCGACGGCGACCGGACAGGCCATCGCCTCGGCAGCGGGCAAGTCCCTCAAGAGCGTGTCGCTCGAACTCGGCGGCAAGTCGCCCAACATCGTCTTCGACGACGCGGACCTGGACAGTGCGATGAACGGTCTGATCGCGGGAATCTTCGGCGCCAGCGGCCAGACGTGCATGGCGGGTTCACGAATCCTGGTGCAGGACAACATCTACGACGAGGTGGTCGAGGAACTGGTCATCCGGACCGAGCGCATCAAGGTCGGCAATCCCCAGGACGACACCAGCGAGATGGGCACGATCGCCTCCAAGGCCCAGTACGACAAGGTTCTGCACTACATCGAGGTGGCCAAAAATGAGGGCGCGAAGCTCGTTGCAGGCGGATCGCCCGCAAGAGTCGAAGGTTTCGAGGACGGCTTGTTCATCCGACCGACGGTTTTCGCCAACGTCCGCAACGACATGCGCATCGCCCAGGAAGAAGTGTTCGGCCCCATCGCTGCCGTCATCCCCTTTACCGACGAGGCGGACGCGATCCGCATCGCCAACGACACCGAGTTCGGCCTCGCCGCAGGTGTCTGGAGCCAGAACATTCAGCGCGCACACCGCGTCGGAGCTCAGCTGAAGGCCGGCACCGTGTGGATCAACAACTACCGCAAGACCGGCTACGCGACCCCCTTCGGTGGATACAAGCAGAGCGGCGTTGGGCGAGAGAACGGACCGAACGCCCTCCTGGAGTACACCGAGGAGAAGAGCGTCTGGGTCGACACCGGCCAGGGCGTGAAGGATCCGTTCAACCCGCGCGCGTGA
- a CDS encoding pyridoxal phosphate-dependent aminotransferase yields MVNFGAGEPDFATPAHIVTAAVAACTRRSSHSYSPAGGLPELREAVCEKTRRDSGLSMMPEQVLVTNGGKQAVYEALAALVDVGDEVIIPAPFWTTYPEIVHMFGGSPVVIPTDDTTGFKVSVSQLDDAHSSRTKVLIFCSPSNPTGAVYTPDEVRAIGQWCLDNDVWVLTDEIYEHLYYGASVPASMPVLVPDLADRCVVINGVSKAYAMTGWRVGWLLGPPDIVRGATALQSHATSNVANVSQYAALAALTGDQTCVGDMRSAFHRRRDVIVEMLSATHGVDCPTPEGAFYAFASVKRLLGTVIAGRRVRSSAELADVILDEVRVAATPGEAFGSPGYLRFSYALCDADLTSGIGRLQHLLVDQPA; encoded by the coding sequence GTGGTGAACTTCGGCGCCGGCGAGCCCGACTTCGCGACTCCTGCTCATATCGTCACCGCAGCTGTGGCCGCCTGTACGCGGCGCAGCAGTCACTCGTACTCACCAGCCGGCGGTCTGCCGGAGCTCCGCGAGGCGGTCTGCGAGAAGACGCGGCGCGATTCCGGCTTGTCCATGATGCCGGAACAAGTGCTCGTCACCAACGGCGGCAAGCAGGCGGTGTACGAGGCTTTGGCCGCCTTGGTGGACGTCGGCGACGAGGTCATCATCCCGGCACCGTTCTGGACCACCTACCCTGAGATCGTCCACATGTTCGGCGGCTCACCAGTCGTCATCCCGACCGACGACACGACCGGTTTCAAGGTGTCGGTGAGTCAGCTCGACGATGCCCACTCCTCGCGGACCAAAGTTCTCATCTTCTGTTCGCCATCGAATCCGACGGGTGCGGTGTACACCCCCGATGAGGTTCGTGCGATTGGGCAGTGGTGCCTCGACAACGACGTCTGGGTGCTCACCGATGAAATCTATGAGCACCTCTACTACGGAGCCTCCGTTCCGGCGTCGATGCCAGTGCTCGTGCCGGACCTGGCCGATAGGTGCGTCGTGATCAACGGGGTGTCCAAGGCCTACGCGATGACGGGTTGGCGCGTCGGATGGCTGCTCGGGCCACCCGACATCGTCCGCGGCGCAACGGCGTTACAATCTCACGCGACGTCGAACGTGGCCAACGTCAGTCAGTACGCAGCCCTGGCTGCGCTCACGGGAGATCAGACCTGTGTCGGCGACATGCGTTCCGCATTCCATCGTCGACGGGACGTGATAGTCGAAATGCTTTCCGCCACACATGGTGTCGACTGCCCCACACCCGAGGGTGCCTTCTACGCCTTCGCGAGTGTCAAGCGACTGTTGGGGACGGTGATTGCTGGTCGCAGGGTCAGGTCGTCGGCAGAACTCGCTGACGTCATTCTCGACGAGGTCAGGGTTGCGGCCACACCCGGCGAGGCTTTCGGGTCCCCTGGCTACCTTCGCTTCTCCTACGCGTTGTGTGACGCAGATCTGACTTCCGGCATCGGTCGTCTACAGCACCTGCTTGTCGATCAACCTGCTTAA
- a CDS encoding NACHT and WD40 repeat domain-containing protein has product MIERLADDLTPRQRGRLAELAESIGDDGMIAFSRALEVTTTGSDERARQAAFRQFRKSVRSAASAVGVAFSIEVDGQKIAPTQRRCWFEGTDMAEARLTDMARHEASRGAPSRPVGAHVQEVFDGPPNVLVHACAASEHEHDPKLQEFVGALTTAMAVRSDRQWTVTSDLDIRLGIGNDELMAGADIVVVLVSPALLGGDERQLSRIVAHRRVILVPYYPLPRGPLKKRGLNLDHLLTGKAWCASTPAERRSLLDQVVREITVEADRPMGNGRSAGRSIEQWVLLNTQRRGDVTAHVPGTLRETSLESAAVGLSKERHLGDPTPAIDRLLDWAAGTDEPRLCALLGDVGTGKTTTAKLLTQRLLDERRTSAAVPMPLYFDLRDVPKRVIVANPTLREILDAVLRGTEDTGPHPTVDDVVTCIRQGQCLVIFDGLDEVLVHLPPQEQQLFTRTLWRATADLGSTTMTSDRLRSKLLLTCRTHFFRSIRDEATHFSGQDRESAIGRDHLALLMVPFTEPQIRAYIAANVPDVDVDAVIATIDATHNLRELATRPLTLRMITEQLEYIEQARLDGRTVRAVDLYGAIVSRWLARDEGKHCLLPQHKVLLMEHLAADLWRTGRSGWDIADVEQWLVMFLHSRSDLELHYPQRMPDQWKDDLRTATFLVRRDDDTFEFAHTSLREYFLSQYLVRALTEFSTDPDRLAKTWTMPIPSRETLDFLGQSFAGLAKADRANGFRALASLSGRYQPEASELTFAYGLMCHDQGYPVHRMAAAVLDGAKLRGICIDAPPSRPLDLSGISLRGADLRDAVIRNVRLRNARFDNANLTLSEIHDCDLSRVSLQSATLIGTVFRRCSLGGIDCVGATVYRAQNLRPERTGTLPQPGWLVEHPAAQADPRLSLRSLIGYRGPASAVAYSPNGARLVTAGDDGFVRVWDGATGEGLLTLAGHHGSVSVVIYSPDGSRVVSSGRLDGSVRVWDAATGELQLTFRAHQDGVAALAYSPDGTQLASAGEADESVRVWDAATGELQLTFRAHQDGVAALAYSPDGTQLASGGGADESVRVWNAATGEPLLALHGLNGPVSAVTYSPDGVNLATTGHDGWVRVWDAATGEAVLTFAGHRGWVPAVTYSPDSTRLAIVGRGDGSIQVWDAADGEPLVTFPSGRGAVSTMTYSPDGTRIALAGNAEEAVRVWDATTGEPLLTFPSDRGAVSAMTFSPDGTQLATAGSGDGAIRIWNPATGEPQLTFTAHHGDVSAMTYSPDGTQLATAGSSDGAIRIWNPATGEPQLTFTAHHGDVSAMTYSPDGTQLATAGSSDGAIRIWNPATGEPLLAFTAHRGGVVAVAYSPDGTRLVSGGGYNDPVRVWDAATGRDRLSCAGHRGAVATVAYSPDGKRLISGGKGDGAVRVWDAVTGEELHTFPGHADGVAAAAYSPDGTTLAIASRFNRSVRVCDAATGKTVRSFPGHQDGVEAVTYSPDGTTLAIAAGDGSVRLWNTATSEPLNWRIEHLPEGEVATWHEPSGTLLAASEAAWRWLGWVGVIEGEAVRLPAEAFGALPAM; this is encoded by the coding sequence ATGATTGAGCGCCTGGCCGATGACCTGACCCCGAGGCAGCGTGGGCGCTTGGCTGAACTTGCCGAGTCGATCGGCGATGACGGAATGATCGCGTTTTCGCGAGCCCTCGAAGTGACCACGACTGGCTCTGACGAACGGGCGAGACAGGCGGCATTCCGCCAATTTCGTAAGTCGGTGCGGTCGGCCGCAAGCGCGGTCGGAGTTGCGTTTTCGATAGAAGTCGACGGGCAGAAAATCGCACCTACCCAGCGCCGGTGCTGGTTCGAGGGCACTGACATGGCGGAGGCGCGGCTGACCGATATGGCTCGACACGAGGCGAGCCGGGGCGCACCGAGTCGACCCGTGGGAGCGCACGTTCAGGAGGTGTTCGACGGGCCACCTAACGTCCTCGTTCACGCCTGTGCCGCATCCGAGCACGAACACGACCCCAAGTTGCAAGAGTTTGTTGGCGCCTTGACAACTGCGATGGCCGTTCGCTCCGACAGACAGTGGACAGTCACCAGCGACCTTGACATTCGCCTCGGCATTGGTAACGACGAGCTGATGGCTGGCGCGGACATTGTTGTCGTCTTGGTAAGTCCAGCGCTGCTCGGCGGCGATGAGCGGCAGCTTTCCCGGATCGTGGCGCATCGCCGAGTCATATTGGTCCCCTACTATCCGCTTCCGCGAGGTCCGCTGAAAAAACGCGGCCTCAATCTGGACCACTTGCTGACCGGAAAGGCATGGTGCGCATCAACGCCAGCCGAACGGCGATCCCTTCTCGATCAGGTGGTGAGGGAGATAACCGTCGAGGCGGACCGCCCAATGGGAAACGGGCGAAGCGCAGGTCGCAGCATCGAACAGTGGGTGCTGCTGAACACGCAACGCCGCGGGGACGTCACTGCTCACGTTCCCGGCACACTGCGAGAGACATCGTTGGAGTCCGCCGCCGTGGGGTTGTCGAAGGAGCGGCACCTCGGCGATCCAACCCCTGCCATAGACCGGCTCCTCGATTGGGCGGCTGGAACTGACGAGCCGCGGCTATGTGCGTTGCTTGGCGACGTCGGGACGGGTAAGACGACGACTGCGAAGCTACTGACACAACGGTTGCTCGATGAGCGTCGCACCAGCGCAGCTGTCCCGATGCCGCTGTATTTCGACCTCCGTGATGTACCCAAGCGCGTAATTGTGGCTAACCCGACGCTGCGCGAGATTCTTGACGCCGTTCTGCGTGGAACAGAAGACACAGGCCCGCACCCGACGGTTGATGATGTCGTGACCTGCATTCGCCAGGGGCAGTGTTTGGTCATCTTCGACGGGCTCGACGAAGTGCTGGTGCACCTCCCGCCGCAGGAACAGCAGCTATTTACCCGGACCCTTTGGCGCGCAACGGCTGATCTGGGTTCGACCACCATGACATCAGACCGGCTGCGGTCGAAGCTCCTTCTCACCTGCCGCACCCACTTCTTCCGGTCGATACGTGACGAAGCAACTCATTTCAGTGGCCAAGATCGCGAGAGCGCCATCGGGCGTGACCACCTCGCATTGCTGATGGTTCCGTTCACCGAACCACAGATCCGCGCCTACATCGCCGCCAATGTGCCAGACGTCGACGTCGACGCAGTGATCGCAACGATCGATGCCACTCACAATCTCCGCGAACTGGCGACCCGCCCGCTGACCCTACGAATGATCACCGAGCAACTCGAGTACATCGAACAAGCGCGACTGGATGGGCGCACTGTCCGCGCAGTCGATCTATACGGTGCGATTGTGTCGCGGTGGCTTGCCCGCGACGAGGGCAAACACTGCCTTTTGCCCCAGCACAAGGTCCTCTTGATGGAACATCTGGCAGCAGATTTATGGCGGACGGGCCGGTCGGGTTGGGATATCGCAGACGTCGAGCAGTGGCTTGTGATGTTTCTTCATTCACGTTCTGATCTAGAACTCCACTACCCACAGCGCATGCCGGACCAGTGGAAGGACGACTTGCGGACCGCGACTTTCCTGGTCCGGCGCGACGACGATACGTTTGAATTCGCGCACACTTCTTTGCGCGAATACTTCCTGTCACAGTATCTGGTGCGCGCCTTGACTGAATTTTCGACCGACCCCGATCGGCTGGCGAAGACATGGACGATGCCGATACCAAGCCGAGAGACGCTGGACTTTTTAGGGCAGAGCTTCGCGGGACTTGCGAAAGCGGATCGTGCCAACGGTTTTCGCGCGCTGGCCAGCCTGTCGGGCAGATACCAGCCCGAAGCGTCAGAGCTGACGTTCGCCTACGGGTTGATGTGTCACGATCAAGGCTATCCGGTGCATCGGATGGCCGCAGCGGTGCTAGACGGGGCGAAACTGCGCGGCATTTGCATCGACGCGCCGCCAAGTCGACCGCTCGACCTGAGCGGTATCTCCCTGCGAGGAGCTGATCTACGCGACGCCGTAATCCGAAACGTCCGTCTGCGAAACGCACGATTCGATAACGCCAACCTTACTCTGAGCGAGATCCACGACTGCGACCTCAGTCGGGTTTCACTGCAGAGCGCGACCCTCATCGGCACGGTCTTTCGCCGCTGCAGCCTCGGTGGCATCGACTGCGTCGGTGCCACGGTGTACAGAGCGCAGAACCTAAGACCAGAGCGAACGGGCACACTGCCGCAGCCCGGATGGCTCGTCGAACACCCTGCGGCGCAAGCAGATCCGCGGCTCAGTTTGCGATCGTTGATCGGCTACCGCGGCCCCGCATCGGCCGTCGCATACAGTCCGAACGGCGCGCGCCTGGTCACTGCCGGGGACGATGGGTTTGTACGGGTCTGGGATGGGGCGACCGGCGAGGGATTACTCACGCTGGCCGGCCACCACGGCTCGGTGTCAGTGGTGATCTATAGTCCTGACGGCAGCCGCGTCGTTAGCAGCGGCCGCTTGGATGGGTCCGTGCGGGTATGGGACGCGGCGACGGGCGAGCTACAACTCACCTTCCGCGCTCATCAAGACGGAGTCGCGGCGCTGGCCTACAGCCCCGACGGGACCCAGCTGGCCAGTGCCGGCGAAGCCGATGAGTCGGTGCGAGTATGGGACGCGGCGACGGGCGAGCTACAACTCACCTTCCGCGCTCATCAAGACGGAGTCGCGGCGCTGGCCTACAGCCCCGACGGGACCCAGCTGGCCAGTGGCGGGGGAGCCGATGAGTCCGTGCGGGTGTGGAACGCCGCCACCGGCGAGCCACTCCTCGCGCTTCACGGCCTCAACGGCCCGGTGTCGGCGGTGACTTATAGCCCCGACGGCGTGAACCTGGCCACTACCGGCCACGATGGGTGGGTACGGGTGTGGGACGCTGCGACCGGCGAAGCGGTCCTCACCTTTGCTGGCCACCGCGGTTGGGTACCGGCTGTGACGTACAGCCCGGACAGCACCCGCCTAGCAATCGTCGGCCGCGGCGATGGGTCCATTCAGGTTTGGGACGCGGCGGACGGTGAACCACTCGTCACGTTTCCCAGCGGCCGCGGGGCCGTGTCGACAATGACCTACAGCCCTGACGGCACCCGCATTGCCTTAGCCGGCAACGCTGAAGAAGCAGTACGGGTGTGGGACGCGACCACTGGCGAACCGCTCCTCACATTCCCCAGCGACCGCGGGGCGGTATCGGCGATGACCTTCAGCCCCGACGGCACTCAACTCGCCACAGCCGGCAGCGGCGACGGAGCCATACGGATCTGGAATCCAGCCACCGGCGAACCACAGCTGACCTTCACCGCCCACCACGGCGACGTATCGGCAATGACATACAGCCCCGACGGCACCCAACTCGCCACAGCCGGCAGCAGCGACGGAGCCATACGGATCTGGAATCCAGCCACCGGCGAACCACAGCTGACCTTCACCGCCCACCACGGCGACGTATCGGCAATGACATACAGCCCCGACGGCACCCAACTCGCCACAGCCGGCAGCAGCGACGGAGCCATACGGATCTGGAATCCAGCCACCGGCGAACCACTCCTCGCCTTCACCGCCCACCGCGGTGGCGTGGTCGCGGTGGCCTACAGCCCTGACGGCACCCGTCTGGTCAGCGGCGGCGGGTACAACGATCCGGTGCGAGTGTGGGATGCGGCCACTGGCCGAGATCGGCTCTCCTGCGCAGGCCACCGCGGCGCGGTGGCGACCGTGGCCTATAGCCCCGACGGCAAACGACTGATTAGCGGCGGCAAAGGCGATGGGGCCGTTCGAGTTTGGGACGCGGTCACCGGCGAGGAATTGCATACCTTTCCCGGCCACGCGGACGGAGTTGCGGCGGCGGCATACAGCCCCGACGGCACCACACTGGCCATAGCCAGTCGCTTCAACAGGTCGGTACGAGTGTGTGACGCTGCCACTGGCAAGACCGTCCGCAGCTTTCCCGGCCACCAGGACGGAGTAGAGGCAGTGACATACAGCCCTGACGGCACCACACTGGCCATAGCTGCTGGCGATGGGTCAGTACGGCTGTGGAACACGGCCACTAGCGAGCCGCTCAACTGGCGGATCGAGCATCTCCCCGAAGGCGAGGTCGCTACATGGCACGAACCGTCAGGCACTCTGCTGGCCGCGAGTGAGGCGGCTTGGCGCTGGCTCGGGTGGGTCGGCGTGATCGAAGGCGAGGCGGTTCGGCTACCAGCCGAAGCCTTCGGCGCACTGCCCGCCATGTGA
- a CDS encoding toll/interleukin-1 receptor domain-containing protein: protein MMLAPPPIRVRVFLSWCHRDVALKTDLVERLEPNLAILGGIDFSWWEDSQLEIGEAWRRGILDRLSECDYALLLLSPGFFASRFVTTEELPRIIGAKASARALPVMLRTVPLDGSRTMHGVENAQVFTDAGKSYADLAGALRDRYASNLATAIQGRVQGRGWRRL from the coding sequence ATGATGTTGGCGCCACCGCCGATCCGGGTAAGAGTGTTTCTGAGTTGGTGTCACCGCGATGTCGCTCTCAAGACGGACTTGGTGGAGCGCCTCGAACCGAATCTCGCCATCTTGGGCGGGATTGATTTCTCCTGGTGGGAAGATTCGCAGCTGGAGATCGGCGAGGCTTGGCGACGGGGAATCCTTGATCGACTATCAGAGTGCGATTATGCGCTGCTGCTTCTCAGTCCCGGATTCTTTGCCAGCCGGTTTGTGACGACCGAAGAGTTGCCGCGCATCATCGGGGCCAAAGCGAGCGCGCGTGCGCTACCCGTGATGCTCCGCACGGTGCCGCTCGACGGGTCCCGAACCATGCATGGCGTCGAGAACGCCCAAGTCTTCACCGATGCGGGCAAATCCTATGCCGACCTGGCAGGAGCACTCCGAGATAGGTACGCAAGTAATCTCGCGACGGCAATACAAGGTCGCGTTCAGGGACGCGGATGGCGGCGGCTTTGA
- a CDS encoding helix-turn-helix domain-containing protein, whose translation MTMARNWRDIRADAIAQGALDAERASAAREEMREAVQAHRLAEIRKALGHSRQADVAALMGVSQARVSKLESGDLSHTELGTLQAYVAALGGQLRIVAEFGDDTVELTA comes from the coding sequence ATGACCATGGCGCGTAACTGGCGAGACATTCGCGCGGATGCGATCGCGCAGGGTGCACTCGATGCCGAGCGGGCCAGCGCTGCGCGCGAGGAGATGCGTGAGGCCGTCCAGGCGCACCGTCTGGCCGAGATCCGCAAGGCGCTGGGCCACTCCCGCCAAGCGGACGTTGCCGCGCTTATGGGCGTCTCTCAGGCCCGCGTTTCGAAGCTAGAGAGCGGCGACTTGTCACACACTGAGCTGGGCACGCTTCAGGCGTACGTCGCCGCGCTCGGCGGTCAACTGCGCATCGTCGCTGAGTTCGGTGATGACACTGTCGAACTGACGGCCTGA
- a CDS encoding type II toxin-antitoxin system RelE/ParE family toxin: MSKRWDVILLDEVEQWFFTLDRDTMATVAGAIDLLELEGPTLGRPVVDKVNGSRFHNMKELRPAGTSIRVLFIFDPARQAILLLGGDKAGDSKRWYDRNIPIADARFESWLATEHGG; this comes from the coding sequence ATGTCGAAGCGTTGGGACGTGATCCTGCTCGACGAGGTCGAACAATGGTTCTTCACGCTCGACAGGGACACGATGGCGACGGTTGCCGGCGCCATCGACCTGCTGGAGCTGGAGGGGCCGACATTGGGCCGGCCGGTCGTCGACAAGGTGAACGGCTCGAGGTTTCACAACATGAAGGAGCTGCGCCCGGCCGGCACCAGCATCCGTGTCCTGTTCATCTTCGACCCGGCCAGGCAGGCGATCCTGCTCCTGGGCGGCGACAAGGCAGGTGACTCGAAGCGCTGGTACGACAGGAACATTCCGATTGCGGACGCGCGCTTCGAGAGCTGGCTGGCGACCGAGCACGGAGGGTAA
- a CDS encoding tyrosine-type recombinase/integrase: MSRITFHDLRHTYATGALRAGVSPKIVSERIGHANIGFFLETYAHVLDNDDSEAAERAASFLLGDSWTDGDDAPANLPPHDIT; this comes from the coding sequence CTGTCCCGCATCACGTTTCACGATCTGCGCCACACGTATGCCACCGGCGCCCTGCGGGCCGGGGTGAGCCCGAAGATCGTCAGCGAGCGCATCGGCCACGCGAACATCGGTTTCTTCCTAGAGACCTACGCTCACGTACTCGACAACGACGACAGTGAAGCGGCTGAGCGGGCCGCCTCGTTCCTGCTCGGTGACAGCTGGACAGACGGCGACGATGCTCCCGCGAATCTGCCCCCGCACGATATAACGTAG
- a CDS encoding TetR/AcrR family transcriptional regulator, translating into MTSKSKDSAAPRRSRQRVQERADRTRELVINAAIECIREEGFAAASTRHIIERAGVSTGVVQYHFGDRDGLLTAVIDHAISTLVTSVNDLADKVAGIKNIDDRMTALADAAWATFLNPASMTAMEILIATRSLRSTLDIEQLIDLQPGLERIAELIGAPSPHARAIADLLWAAPVGLMVGQMVTTVPLPTEPQRQAMAQLMADHLHRSRTRRRTE; encoded by the coding sequence ATGACATCCAAGTCCAAAGATTCCGCAGCTCCGAGGCGATCCCGGCAGCGAGTCCAAGAACGTGCCGACCGGACCCGTGAACTGGTCATCAACGCAGCCATCGAGTGCATCCGCGAAGAGGGCTTCGCGGCAGCCAGCACCCGACACATCATCGAACGCGCAGGAGTGAGCACCGGGGTCGTTCAATACCACTTCGGCGACCGCGATGGTCTGCTCACCGCGGTCATCGACCACGCTATATCCACGCTGGTCACGTCTGTGAACGATCTAGCCGACAAGGTCGCCGGGATCAAAAACATAGACGACCGAATGACAGCTCTGGCCGACGCTGCATGGGCAACCTTCCTTAACCCCGCCAGCATGACGGCCATGGAAATCCTCATCGCCACGCGGTCACTGCGATCCACACTCGACATCGAGCAACTCATCGACCTACAACCTGGCCTCGAACGTATCGCCGAACTCATCGGAGCACCGTCGCCTCACGCGAGGGCCATCGCCGACCTTCTCTGGGCCGCCCCCGTCGGCCTCATGGTCGGTCAAATGGTCACCACCGTGCCACTACCGACCGAACCCCAACGACAAGCCATGGCGCAGCTGATGGCCGATCACCTACACCGCAGCCGGACCCGACGCCGGACTGAGTGA